From a region of the Bradyrhizobium diazoefficiens genome:
- a CDS encoding ABC transporter permease, with product MLSFLFRRLLQTIPTVLAVVLLVFVLFSVVPGSIVSSMSDDADPQVELRMKKQLGLDDPLYLRFGSYIAKLATGDFGTSFRTREPVTTMIARRAWPTLQLIFAAMTFAIVVGVPLGFIAALRPGSLVDTVSMVLAVSGLSMAKFWLGLLLMYLFALKLGWLPSFGYGDGGGKYLILPAVTLGVSPMALLARTTRAAVLEIMTADFVRTARSKGMSETRVVKWHVMRNALVLILTTVGLQFGALMGQAVVVEKLFSWPGIGSLLVDSVLQRDIPAVQGSILVVVMFFLAINLLIDVLYGVIDPRIRYA from the coding sequence ATGCTCTCGTTCCTGTTCCGTCGCCTCCTGCAAACCATTCCGACCGTGCTTGCCGTCGTGCTGCTGGTGTTCGTGCTGTTCAGCGTCGTTCCCGGCAGTATCGTCTCGAGCATGAGCGACGACGCCGACCCTCAGGTCGAGCTGCGCATGAAGAAGCAGCTCGGCCTCGACGATCCCCTTTATCTGCGCTTCGGCTCCTACATTGCCAAGCTCGCGACCGGCGATTTCGGGACGTCGTTCCGGACGCGAGAGCCGGTGACGACCATGATCGCCAGACGGGCATGGCCGACGCTGCAACTGATATTTGCCGCCATGACATTTGCGATCGTGGTCGGCGTGCCGCTCGGCTTCATCGCTGCATTGCGGCCGGGCAGTCTCGTCGACACGGTCTCGATGGTCCTGGCCGTATCGGGTCTCTCAATGGCCAAGTTCTGGCTCGGACTGTTGTTGATGTACCTGTTCGCGTTGAAGCTCGGCTGGCTGCCGAGTTTCGGCTACGGCGACGGCGGAGGCAAATATCTGATCCTGCCCGCCGTGACGCTCGGCGTCTCGCCGATGGCGCTGCTGGCCCGAACGACGCGCGCCGCGGTCCTCGAGATCATGACCGCTGATTTTGTCCGTACCGCGCGCTCCAAGGGCATGAGCGAGACCCGGGTCGTGAAGTGGCACGTCATGCGCAATGCACTCGTCCTGATTCTCACGACGGTCGGGCTGCAATTTGGCGCGTTGATGGGGCAGGCGGTCGTCGTTGAGAAACTGTTCTCATGGCCGGGGATCGGCTCGCTGCTCGTCGACAGTGTTTTGCAGCGCGACATTCCGGCCGTCCAGGGCTCCATTCTCGTGGTGGTGATGTTCTTCCTCGCCATCAATTTGCTGATCGACGTGCTCTACGGCGTGATCGATCCCAGGATCAGATACGCATGA
- the mtnK gene encoding S-methyl-5-thioribose kinase, whose product MTGNRAGDYRILHEAALRDYLADLPDLKALLGEPASWAITEVGDGNLNLVFIVKGERGGVAVKQALPYVRLVGESWPLPLSRAHYEYLALSRQAQLAPGLVPALLHHNEALALTVMELLEPHIIMRKGLVAGTQYPGFVEDITTFMAQTLFFTSDLALSAAEKKEGIAAFAGNHALCKITEDLIFTDPYRIAEQNRWTAPYLDALAASLRDDMELHVAISRLKLKFMASPEALLHGDLHTGSIMVTDSQTRVIDPEFAFYGPMGFDIGAVLANLLMAYFASAGHERAPGERAAFEGWVLKTVEGVWNEFAHKFLDLWRAKGTGDAYPISLFAGEQGAARLENERQTYMQRLFCDAVGFAAAKTIRRIFGLAHNIDFELIGDPKRRAICEARAVRLAREMMVEAGAFPAIADVTAAVRKLRDWQPEFAAG is encoded by the coding sequence ATGACCGGGAATCGGGCAGGGGACTATCGGATTCTGCATGAGGCGGCGCTGCGGGATTATCTCGCGGACCTGCCGGACCTGAAGGCGCTGCTCGGCGAGCCGGCGTCCTGGGCGATCACCGAAGTCGGCGACGGCAATCTGAACCTCGTTTTCATCGTGAAGGGCGAACGCGGCGGCGTCGCCGTCAAGCAGGCGCTGCCCTATGTCCGCCTCGTCGGCGAGAGCTGGCCGCTACCGCTGTCGCGGGCTCACTACGAATATCTGGCGCTGTCCCGACAGGCCCAGCTCGCGCCGGGCCTGGTGCCGGCTTTGCTGCATCACAACGAGGCGCTGGCGCTGACAGTGATGGAGCTGCTCGAGCCCCACATCATCATGCGCAAGGGGCTGGTCGCGGGAACGCAATATCCTGGCTTCGTCGAAGACATCACCACCTTCATGGCGCAGACGCTGTTCTTCACCTCCGATCTCGCGCTGTCCGCGGCCGAGAAGAAGGAGGGCATTGCGGCTTTCGCCGGCAACCACGCGCTCTGCAAGATCACCGAGGATTTGATCTTCACCGATCCCTACCGCATCGCCGAGCAGAACCGCTGGACCGCGCCGTATCTGGATGCGCTCGCTGCAAGCCTGCGTGATGACATGGAGCTGCATGTCGCGATCTCCCGGCTGAAGCTGAAGTTCATGGCAAGCCCCGAGGCGCTGCTCCACGGCGACCTTCACACGGGCTCGATCATGGTCACTGACAGCCAGACCCGGGTGATCGATCCCGAATTCGCGTTCTATGGTCCGATGGGGTTCGATATCGGCGCCGTGCTCGCCAACCTCCTGATGGCCTATTTTGCCTCCGCCGGTCACGAGCGCGCGCCGGGCGAGCGGGCTGCGTTCGAAGGCTGGGTGCTGAAGACGGTCGAAGGTGTCTGGAACGAGTTCGCCCACAAGTTCCTCGACCTCTGGCGGGCGAAAGGCACCGGCGATGCCTATCCGATCTCGCTCTTCGCCGGCGAGCAGGGCGCCGCGCGCCTGGAGAACGAGCGCCAGACCTACATGCAGCGCCTGTTCTGCGACGCCGTGGGTTTCGCCGCCGCAAAAACCATTCGCCGCATCTTCGGTCTCGCCCACAACATCGATTTCGAGCTGATCGGGGATCCGAAGAGGCGCGCGATCTGTGAGGCCCGCGCCGTGCGGCTGGCGCGTGAGATGATGGTGGAGGCGGGAGCGTTTCCAGCGATCGCCGACGTCACCGCTGCAGTGCGAAAATTGCGCGACTGGCAGCCGGAGTTCGCGGCCGGCTAG
- a CDS encoding DUF1467 family protein: protein MAIQISTALAIYFVIWWIALFLTLPFGVRSQHEDGVGAPGTDPGAPILTRMGRKLIWTTIISAIIYGLGMVAYNAGYLSIERLSKLMGMPF from the coding sequence ATGGCCATCCAGATCTCGACCGCACTTGCGATCTACTTCGTCATCTGGTGGATCGCGCTGTTCCTGACGCTGCCGTTCGGCGTGCGCAGCCAGCACGAGGATGGCGTCGGCGCGCCCGGCACCGACCCTGGCGCACCGATCCTGACGCGGATGGGCCGTAAGCTGATCTGGACCACGATCATCTCGGCGATCATCTATGGCCTCGGCATGGTCGCCTATAATGCCGGTTATCTCTCGATCGAGCGCCTGTCGAAATTGATGGGCATGCCGTTCTAG
- a CDS encoding ABC transporter ATP-binding protein, with translation MTGSPLIEVEDLRIDLSFGSGRMPAVEGVTFRIDRGETFGLVGESGCGKSITALALIGLLRQPLSVSGGVIRFEGREIQGLGAAAQRALRGNRIAMIFQEPMTALNPVSPVGRQIAEMFVLHKGKSWREANRLAVEALASVRVPAPERRVKDYPHQLSGGMRQRVMIAIALACDPDLLIADEPTTALDVTVQAEIIELMRNLCAARGTAILMISHDLGLVANVCRRVAVMYAGRIVEERGSADIFRAPSHPYTQGLVASLPRLGSRAALGRTRLKEIAGVVPAITHFPDGCRFNPRCAHATDICRTVAPETDLLEAGGLVRCHHHA, from the coding sequence ATGACGGGCTCGCCGCTGATCGAGGTCGAGGATCTGCGCATCGATCTCAGCTTCGGATCCGGCAGGATGCCCGCCGTGGAGGGAGTTACGTTCCGCATCGATCGCGGCGAGACGTTCGGCCTCGTCGGCGAATCCGGTTGCGGCAAGAGCATCACGGCTCTCGCGCTGATAGGCCTGTTGCGGCAACCATTGTCGGTCAGTGGCGGCGTCATCCGGTTTGAGGGACGGGAGATCCAGGGACTAGGGGCGGCGGCGCAGCGGGCGCTGCGCGGCAATCGCATCGCCATGATCTTCCAGGAGCCGATGACGGCGCTGAACCCGGTCTCGCCCGTGGGCCGGCAGATCGCCGAGATGTTCGTGCTGCACAAGGGCAAGAGCTGGCGGGAAGCCAACCGGCTTGCGGTCGAGGCGCTGGCGAGCGTCCGCGTCCCCGCGCCCGAGCGGCGGGTGAAGGATTACCCGCATCAGCTTTCGGGCGGCATGCGCCAGCGCGTGATGATCGCGATCGCCCTTGCATGTGATCCGGATCTCCTGATCGCCGATGAGCCGACCACCGCGCTCGACGTGACCGTGCAGGCGGAGATCATCGAGCTGATGCGGAATTTGTGCGCAGCGAGGGGAACGGCCATCCTGATGATCAGCCACGATCTGGGCCTCGTCGCCAACGTCTGTCGGCGCGTCGCCGTCATGTATGCCGGCCGCATCGTCGAGGAGCGCGGCTCGGCCGATATCTTCCGTGCGCCCTCGCATCCCTATACGCAAGGCCTGGTCGCCTCGCTGCCGCGGCTGGGCAGCCGCGCCGCCCTTGGCCGGACCAGGCTCAAGGAGATCGCGGGCGTCGTCCCGGCCATCACGCATTTCCCCGATGGCTGCCGGTTCAATCCGCGTTGTGCGCATGCGACCGATATCTGCCGAACGGTCGCGCCCGAGACGGATTTGCTGGAGGCGGGCGGCTTGGTGAGGTGCCACCACCATGCATGA
- the mce gene encoding methylmalonyl-CoA epimerase, translated as MLGRLNHVAIATKDAVKAAKIYGAAFGAQISEAVALPEHGVTTVFATLPNTKIEFIEPLGEASPIAKFLERNADGGIHHICYEVVDIIASRDTLVKEGARVLGDGVPKIGAHGKPVLFLHPKDFSGALVEIEQA; from the coding sequence ATGCTGGGCCGGCTCAACCATGTCGCGATCGCGACCAAGGACGCCGTCAAGGCCGCCAAGATCTATGGCGCCGCGTTCGGCGCGCAGATTTCGGAGGCCGTCGCGCTGCCCGAGCATGGCGTGACCACCGTGTTCGCGACGTTGCCAAACACCAAGATCGAGTTCATCGAGCCGCTCGGCGAGGCCTCGCCGATCGCAAAATTCCTCGAGCGCAACGCCGACGGCGGCATCCACCATATCTGCTACGAGGTCGTCGACATCATCGCCTCGCGCGACACGCTGGTGAAGGAGGGCGCACGCGTGCTCGGCGACGGCGTGCCGAAGATCGGCGCCCATGGCAAGCCGGTGCTGTTTCTGCATCCGAAGGATTTTTCCGGCGCGCTGGTCGAAATCGAGCAGGCATAG
- a CDS encoding oligopeptide/dipeptide ABC transporter ATP-binding protein produces MHEPKNRSGERRPDDDFILSLEDLAVHFPLGGGLLGRNPRLLRAVDGVDLRLKRGECLGLVGESGSGKSTVALSILGLLIPTRGRIVLDGQVVTSQQSGNRKSLARIVQMVFQDPYASLNPRQTVRRTLEDPLRVHGVTAKSEIEGRVAAMLKHVGLRPEQADRYPHEFSGGQRQRIGIARALILNPKIVICDEPVSALDVSIRAQIINLLLELKETLGLSYIMISHDLGVVEHMSDKVAVMYLGRIVENGDWREIFERPAHPYTQALIAAIPDPLHHAPLATTGGELPNPLSPPNGCAFSPRCRYGEDVCRHEPGPLLETRPDGHAVRCWRAGEIAGQTALAAT; encoded by the coding sequence ATGCATGAGCCCAAAAACAGGTCGGGTGAGCGGAGGCCAGACGACGACTTCATCCTCAGCCTCGAGGATCTCGCGGTGCATTTTCCGCTGGGTGGCGGCCTGCTGGGCCGCAACCCGCGGCTGCTCCGTGCCGTGGACGGTGTGGATCTCAGGCTGAAGCGCGGCGAATGCCTCGGCCTCGTCGGCGAGTCCGGCTCCGGCAAGTCGACGGTCGCATTGTCGATTCTGGGCCTCCTGATACCGACGCGCGGCCGCATCGTGCTGGACGGGCAGGTCGTCACGAGCCAGCAATCCGGCAATCGAAAGTCATTGGCCCGCATCGTGCAAATGGTGTTCCAGGATCCCTACGCCTCGCTCAATCCACGCCAGACCGTTCGTCGCACGCTTGAAGATCCCCTGCGCGTGCATGGCGTGACCGCGAAGAGCGAGATCGAGGGCCGCGTCGCGGCGATGCTCAAACATGTGGGACTGCGCCCCGAGCAGGCCGACCGCTACCCACATGAATTCTCCGGCGGCCAGCGCCAACGCATCGGCATTGCCCGCGCCCTGATCCTCAATCCCAAAATCGTCATCTGCGACGAACCGGTCTCGGCGCTCGACGTCTCGATCCGCGCCCAGATCATCAATCTGCTGCTGGAACTGAAGGAGACGCTCGGGCTGTCCTACATCATGATCAGCCACGACCTCGGCGTCGTCGAGCACATGAGCGACAAGGTCGCCGTGATGTATCTCGGCCGCATCGTCGAGAACGGCGACTGGCGCGAAATTTTCGAACGGCCGGCGCATCCCTATACGCAGGCGCTGATCGCCGCCATCCCCGATCCGTTGCATCATGCACCGCTGGCTACGACAGGCGGCGAGCTTCCCAACCCGCTCAGTCCGCCGAACGGCTGTGCCTTCAGCCCACGCTGTCGTTATGGGGAGGACGTGTGTCGCCACGAGCCTGGCCCATTGCTGGAGACGAGACCGGATGGGCATGCGGTGCGGTGCTGGCGGGCTGGCGAGATCGCCGGTCAGACGGCATTGGCCGCGACGTAG
- a CDS encoding ABC transporter permease: MKLRANLLIGGALFALAIFVGLLAPWLAHTDPVMDANLMNAEEPPSWAWWFGTDDQGRDIYSRVVYGARVSLTVGIVSQLINSVIGVALGLSAGYWGGWWDDFVNGLTNLMLAIPSLVFALAIMAVLGPGLTSLLIALGLTNWSFTCRLARASALSLRSQGYVQAATVLGYGDLRIMTTQLLPNMLGPIVVIGTLGMGSAVLSEAALSFLGLGVRPPFPSWGSMLSDARDQITTAPWLSVFPGLAIFLTVLGLNLLGDGLRDILDPQSRSRRT, encoded by the coding sequence ATGAAGCTCCGCGCCAATCTCCTGATCGGCGGGGCGTTGTTCGCGCTTGCGATCTTCGTCGGCCTGCTCGCGCCCTGGCTGGCGCATACCGATCCCGTCATGGACGCCAATTTGATGAACGCGGAGGAGCCCCCGAGCTGGGCCTGGTGGTTCGGCACCGACGACCAGGGGCGCGACATCTATTCCCGCGTCGTGTACGGCGCGCGCGTCTCGCTGACGGTCGGCATCGTCTCGCAACTCATCAACAGCGTCATCGGCGTGGCACTGGGCCTGAGCGCCGGCTATTGGGGCGGCTGGTGGGACGATTTCGTCAACGGCCTGACCAATCTCATGCTCGCGATCCCCTCCCTGGTCTTCGCGCTCGCCATCATGGCGGTGCTTGGCCCCGGCCTGACCAGCCTTCTCATCGCACTCGGGTTGACCAACTGGTCCTTCACGTGCCGGCTCGCGCGAGCCTCGGCGCTGTCGCTGAGGAGCCAGGGCTATGTGCAGGCTGCAACCGTGCTCGGTTACGGAGACTTGCGGATCATGACCACACAACTGCTGCCGAACATGCTCGGACCGATCGTCGTCATCGGCACGCTGGGCATGGGCAGCGCGGTGTTGTCGGAAGCCGCTTTGTCGTTCCTCGGCCTCGGCGTCCGCCCGCCGTTTCCGAGCTGGGGCAGCATGTTGTCGGACGCCCGCGACCAGATCACGACGGCGCCATGGCTCTCGGTTTTTCCGGGCCTGGCCATCTTTCTGACCGTGCTCGGCCTCAATTTGCTCGGCGACGGCCTGCGCGACATTCTCGACCCACAATCGCGGAGCCGGCGGACATGA
- a CDS encoding ABC transporter substrate-binding protein produces MMFRMIAIVAGLGLALAGSVEAQTPRKGGTIRMTAPYGSSFTSLDIHTTQRAQDEIYAKALHRSLYIWNSAEGKPVLELAKEDVVSGGGLVHTFKLRDDAYFHNGRKMTADDVIWSYNRIMDGTKAYPGARYVRIIDGAAAVEKGQAKEISGLKKIDDFTIEMKLTEKVDPGFYFFTALTSIYPADEAAKETFIQHPIGLGPFKFVEHVPGSRIVLERWDRFYKPGKPYADKLIVSIMGEAAARDVAFRNKEIDTSVLGPAQYVAYQADPNLKGTLVEVAEVFTRYMGMNPAFKPFADKRVRQAINYAIDTDLIINKLVKGKAYRATSWLPLTSPAYDKTMKPYPFDPARAKQLLSEAGYPQGFEFEWTTSQNESWGLPIVSAVIPMLDKVGIKAKVKQVETAVLAEVVRTGDYQAFIYSQQSGPDPLAALKCFHSSTPQPACNYMNFKNAGFDKILDEAGQADDAAKRTQLLQKANALLYDEAPVWFFNYNKAVMAVQPWLHGVQQNPTELTHQNVEDLWVDETSPAK; encoded by the coding sequence ATGATGTTCAGGATGATTGCGATCGTTGCTGGTCTGGGACTGGCGCTTGCCGGATCGGTGGAGGCCCAGACACCACGCAAGGGCGGAACCATCCGCATGACCGCGCCCTATGGCTCGAGTTTCACCAGCCTGGACATTCACACCACGCAGCGTGCCCAGGACGAGATCTACGCCAAGGCTCTGCACCGGTCGCTCTACATCTGGAATTCGGCGGAAGGAAAGCCGGTCCTGGAGCTCGCCAAGGAGGACGTGGTCTCGGGCGGTGGGCTCGTTCACACCTTCAAGCTGCGCGACGACGCTTATTTCCACAACGGCCGCAAGATGACGGCCGATGACGTCATCTGGTCCTACAACCGCATCATGGACGGCACCAAGGCCTATCCCGGCGCCCGCTATGTTCGCATCATCGATGGGGCGGCGGCGGTCGAGAAGGGGCAGGCCAAGGAGATCTCCGGCCTGAAGAAGATCGACGACTTCACCATTGAGATGAAGCTGACCGAGAAGGTCGATCCCGGCTTTTATTTCTTCACGGCGCTGACCTCGATCTATCCCGCCGACGAGGCCGCCAAGGAGACCTTCATCCAGCATCCGATCGGTCTCGGACCATTCAAATTCGTCGAGCACGTGCCGGGATCGCGCATCGTTCTGGAGCGGTGGGACCGGTTCTACAAGCCCGGCAAGCCCTATGCCGATAAACTCATCGTGTCGATCATGGGTGAGGCCGCGGCGCGCGACGTCGCCTTCCGCAACAAGGAGATCGACACTTCGGTGCTCGGGCCGGCGCAATATGTCGCGTATCAGGCCGACCCCAACCTCAAGGGCACCCTTGTCGAGGTCGCCGAGGTCTTTACGCGCTACATGGGGATGAATCCTGCGTTCAAGCCGTTCGCCGACAAGCGCGTCCGGCAAGCGATCAACTATGCGATCGACACCGACCTGATCATCAACAAGCTGGTCAAGGGCAAGGCCTATCGTGCCACCAGCTGGCTGCCACTGACCTCGCCCGCCTACGACAAGACCATGAAGCCCTATCCCTTCGATCCCGCCAGGGCCAAGCAGCTGTTGAGCGAGGCCGGCTATCCCCAGGGCTTCGAATTCGAATGGACCACCAGCCAGAACGAGAGCTGGGGCCTGCCGATCGTCTCGGCCGTCATCCCGATGCTGGACAAGGTCGGCATCAAGGCGAAGGTCAAGCAGGTCGAGACCGCGGTGCTGGCGGAGGTGGTGCGCACGGGCGACTACCAGGCCTTCATCTATTCCCAGCAGAGCGGCCCGGATCCGCTGGCCGCACTCAAATGCTTCCACTCGTCGACGCCGCAACCCGCCTGCAACTACATGAACTTCAAGAACGCCGGCTTCGACAAGATCCTCGATGAGGCGGGGCAGGCTGATGATGCGGCAAAGCGCACCCAACTGCTGCAAAAGGCCAATGCGCTGCTCTATGACGAGGCGCCGGTCTGGTTCTTCAACTACAACAAGGCAGTGATGGCCGTGCAGCCCTGGCTCCACGGCGTGCAGCAGAACCCGACAGAGCTGACCCATCAGAACGTCGAAGACCTCTGGGTCGACGAGACCTCGCCCGCGAAGTGA
- a CDS encoding OpgC domain-containing protein has translation MHDRTATPKPLVSALPELKGSGRDLRIDACRGIALWCIFLDHVPNNIGSWLTLRNYGFSDAAEVFMFVSGVTCALAYGKVWRCEGWTGLIRRTLRRSWDIYAAFLLLTLSCAILVYLAGGDRLADESNTRVLLDQPGATLVHAAILQYCPVNTDVLPIFVLVHLLFAPLLWLLLRVPNVMLGGSLALYALVHVFGWTIPAWPNGHWAFNPLAWQLLVVLGAWWMIEGERARPWVTSRTALVPAALYLVFSLIIALSWRIKLLDGIVPQALLQLFYPMDKSNLDPFRLLHFLALAVLAVWFVPPNPQGLTATVMRGAILCGKNSLPIYCLGVLLTLASVLALLDVSEGLAMQIALSVAGVLMMIVAATLLNLIKINKIKPSRQLTVAASMSTRAEQEGWGTVGWRAWSRFAEGHANWDGPAAGISSPISGLRRGTPSQLPDLLDEFGRAQGGWASPKPAAMTAKGYDSDFSSRNIAF, from the coding sequence ATGCATGATCGAACCGCCACCCCGAAGCCATTGGTAAGCGCGCTGCCGGAGCTGAAAGGTTCCGGCCGCGATCTGCGAATTGATGCCTGCCGCGGCATTGCGCTCTGGTGCATCTTTCTCGACCACGTTCCCAACAACATCGGAAGTTGGCTGACGCTGCGGAACTACGGATTCAGCGATGCCGCGGAAGTGTTCATGTTCGTCTCGGGTGTGACCTGCGCACTGGCCTACGGCAAGGTATGGCGCTGCGAGGGCTGGACCGGCCTGATCAGGCGGACGCTGCGGCGAAGCTGGGATATTTATGCCGCATTTCTGCTGCTCACCCTTTCCTGTGCGATCTTGGTTTACCTCGCAGGCGGGGACCGTCTTGCTGACGAGAGCAATACGCGCGTTCTATTGGACCAGCCAGGCGCGACGCTCGTGCACGCGGCAATCCTGCAATACTGTCCGGTAAATACCGACGTGTTGCCGATCTTCGTGCTTGTTCATCTCTTATTCGCGCCGCTGCTATGGCTGCTGCTGCGAGTGCCGAACGTGATGCTCGGCGGCTCGCTGGCGCTTTATGCCCTGGTGCATGTATTTGGCTGGACGATACCAGCGTGGCCGAACGGCCACTGGGCCTTCAATCCCCTGGCTTGGCAGCTGCTTGTTGTACTTGGCGCGTGGTGGATGATCGAAGGAGAGAGAGCGCGGCCATGGGTGACGTCGCGCACCGCGCTTGTGCCTGCCGCTCTCTATCTGGTGTTCAGCCTGATCATCGCGTTGAGCTGGAGGATCAAGCTATTGGACGGAATAGTCCCACAGGCGCTGCTGCAACTGTTTTATCCCATGGATAAATCTAATCTCGACCCATTCAGGCTGTTGCATTTTCTGGCCCTTGCAGTTTTGGCGGTATGGTTCGTGCCTCCCAATCCGCAAGGCCTGACGGCGACGGTGATGCGCGGTGCAATTCTCTGCGGCAAGAACTCGTTACCGATCTACTGCCTCGGCGTTCTGCTTACGCTCGCCAGCGTCCTGGCGCTGCTCGATGTCTCGGAAGGGCTGGCGATGCAGATCGCGCTCAGCGTTGCTGGCGTCCTGATGATGATCGTGGCGGCGACGCTGCTGAACTTGATCAAGATCAACAAGATCAAACCGAGTCGGCAGCTGACCGTCGCAGCGTCTATGAGTACGCGCGCCGAGCAGGAAGGCTGGGGCACCGTCGGCTGGCGCGCCTGGAGTCGTTTCGCCGAGGGCCACGCGAATTGGGATGGACCGGCGGCCGGAATCTCGTCACCGATCTCCGGTTTGCGGAGGGGCACGCCGAGCCAGCTGCCCGACCTGCTGGACGAATTTGGTCGGGCTCAAGGCGGATGGGCGTCGCCGAAGCCTGCAGCAATGACGGCCAAGGGATACGACAGCGACTTTTCCAGTCGTAATATAGCTTTTTGA